The Xiphophorus couchianus chromosome 6, X_couchianus-1.0, whole genome shotgun sequence genomic interval ACCCATCACTTGGGGCGGTAAGAATGTTTTTAACCTAGTATTTTATTATGAACGGTGAAAAGATCGTGATCTATgactttgttttattcacagtCAGGTGCTGTCATGGCTGTACTCGCTGCAGTCTGTACGAAAGTACCAGAGGCCAAGCTCGGCATTATCTTCCTTCCTATGGTCACTTTCACTGCCGGAAACGTACGTTTCACAGTTTCTACTGTTATCCTATCCTCTGTGTGTCAAAGGTCTCTGGGTGTTTGCTTTTTCTTACATTAAATGTGTAATGTCATTCCtacattgtgtttttgctgcaggaAAAAGATTTAAATCTGTGCATGAACAAAGCAAACACgtgtatgaatgtgtgaatgtgtaaGTACGCATGACTGAATGCACGGCATTCAGCAGTGCCTTGTTTagaattttaaatatctggtttttatttgttcttagGCTCTCAAAGCACTGGTGGCCATAGATACGGCGGGGCTCATCTTGGGATGGCGGCTGTTTGATCATGCTGCTCACCTTGGCGGAGCTCTCTTTGGAGTGTGAGTCCCTGATCCTTAACCCTCTTTTCGGCATTCTTTTAATTTGCATCAATCAAATTTAGCTTTTTGATTGACGCAAATGTCACCGAGAAGGGAAATCTACTCCTTCTGTCTCGTTTTAACCATCCCCTGTTTTGTCTTACAGCTGGTATGTGGCGTATGGTCACAAACTAATTTGGAGAAGGAGGGAGCCTCTTGTGAAGCTGTGGCATGAGCTTCGCTCTAAGGGTGGCAAGGGCTCGAGGCCCGGCGGTGGGCCTGAGGTCAGAGGTGGCGGTGGAGGACAGAAGTAGCCCTACCTAAAGATCCCTGGAGTTCTCTACCAACAGGAATTCTCTGGTCATGGAAAAGATCTGGATGTTTTCAATTTGTTGAAGTGGgttgttatttttcatgaataaatattaaaatatgcaaacatttaatctgCTCAGTTTCAACAGTgagttaaagtttgttttaatgggGCCATATTGGCATTTTAGGTGCTTCCTTCCTAAAGCATGGGTACCACAGTTTGTTTCATTCTAATGCTTtgatataagttttaaaaagctcattgctgggtttaaaaaaagaacatagaAAAGTGTCATCTCTGATGCACAggacttttttattgtttggatttgtttatGAACTACCAACCATAGTTCTGCCCAGTCCTGTGAAACAAAtgtgatttatatttgtttgcACAGATGAACGTTTTGGATCGGTTCTGCCATCTTTATTATTAGAGGCCATATTCgttctgtgttgttttaattatgCTGCCAACAACCATCTTGTGgacagagaacaaaaataacGTTTGATTTTGGGTAATCAAACTGCTGTTGTACTGCAAGATTTAACTTGACTTTTTGCTACATTGTGCATACTGTCTTAGTGTCATTTGTCAGAAGTGGTATTTGCCCAGTTTTAAGACTAAGTCAGAACAACATATATGTTGCAATGTTTTGACAAGTGAAATCTTAGAATCTGAAAAGGATGGACTTTCTTTTTACCATCACTGAATGcagacattttaacataaaatgatgTCCAAGTTATAACAACCAACCAAATTGTCCTCTTTTGTaaacctgattttatttatttttacatttcgcTATCTCTATTGCTACAACACAATATCTTCCTAATGTTCTGTGTGACTTGCCCCAACTAAGGATGAGCAGCACCTTTACACCTTTAGAGTAATTAAGAtgactttaatcatttttaatgtaacgCTGCTATTTGCTATATGCACATACAGTTTATGGCTAGAGCCTAAAATTCTTCATACTTTTGGCAATCATTTTTCTTCCCTGGATATCGTGTTTGCAAGTAGAATGATTAGGATGATAGACAGGAGGCCCACCAACttcaaagacttggagctcatcaccaaagGTAAACATGAAAATAGCGatagaaacttaaaaaaagttattgttcAGTAATCATAAGGAGTTCCTGATTGCTGTAACACCAATCAAGATTTGTCCATTGATTATTGAGACGGGGAATAAATCTGTGAAGCGAACTCATTAAGAATGAATAAAGtattcttttattgtttttaactgtttcaCAAATAGGACAGTCCTTAAATTGGCACttaaattttcttctttgtttcttagGATCTTAATACTTCTTTTCTCTATCTATAATTTAGAAAtaggttaaaaaataaaccatatgAATAATTTTCTGGGCCTGtattaaatttcattttttttaaaaacaactaaataccTGTATATGAATAACTCTCAGGTTTTTAAACCTACTATTCCCTTTGAATGATTGCAGTTCAGCAAGTGATTCTAtcaagaatacatttttatatctgACTAGTCTGTGTTGTCATCACTATCCTGCGATGAGAACTACCTTCGGATCACACGAGACTAAAAGCATCGGCTGAATGGCATGAGGAGCGTTAACCAATCAAACAAGTTTACCAAACTCCTCAGCAGTCTCATCTCTTACTTTAACCCAAATCATCCATTTGTAACTTCATCCCCTACTCTTGTGATTGGCATAGCTTGGGAAACCAAACTGGGAAACCATGAGGTTGGAGTAGCAGAGCGGCATGAAGCCATAGATCTGCGCCAGCCGGTTCAAACAGTACGATCTCTGGAGAAGGTGCTCAGGACGATGCCACATTCCCTGATATCCACTGCTGGCATCTTTCTCAAGGTTGCGCAGGTCCACAGGCTTGACAAAGATCCCTGAAGGTCTGTGGACTGTGCCTGAATTTGAGTGTTTTCTTAAATACAGAGCAACAGCAAAGTTCACAGCTATATCGTCACAGTTTTGGGTTTTGTCAACTAAGGCGTGTACTTCTTTAGGCTGATCCTGGAACAGTTGTAGGTAGCGCTGATGGAAGAAGGCAGCACCGATCAGAACCATGGAATACCTGCAGGGAGAGCAGAACTAAGTAAGAGCAAACACAGCAAGGACCCCAAACTGAAGACAAATGCAAGGGCAACTTACATGTCTCCTCCAGCCGCTTCTGGATTCTGCAGCTCAAAGCTGCCATAACTGTAAACTCCAGCTGTTGAGACGTGTTTCCGAGGGACAAATCCAACTATTTGGTCTGGGAATTGCTTCAAGATATAGAAATGTAATGCTCAATTATATGACTAACATAGTAACACAGTTACTTTACAATGCCTCAGTCGTAAGACTGGAAatgctgttttaatttaatagGCAATGAATCTTATTACCTTCcacacagaaaaagcaaaagtgaTGTCAGGAACACTGACAAGGGTGTCATCATCCAGCATTAACACAACTAAATGGTTGAGAGAAAAAGAATCAGAAGGGATCgaaagagaaaaaactcaaatactaggaaaaattgacaaaaaaataaataaaaagtagagatgcaccaTTCAGCCATTCCTGTCAGATAtccatttccatttttctttgagGTCTCCAATTGATCaactccacttttttttttataaagagctataacataaaagaaaataatgtgcaCCAGGTGCTTTGATAGAATTAGTAGTTTACTATCCAACCAAAAATTActaaatataagaatataattaTGCATGTCTCTAACCTTCACGTTGTTTAAAATGTGCTTCAAAGTGCATCCTGTTGGTTGGTTGATTGAGTTCAAAattttattatacaataaatacaggaaaaacTCAGGATTTTTGGTGTTTGTCTTGCCAATAATTTAATAGTTGATCAAGCAAAAATTGTCTAATTCCGGTCTCCGGTCTGCTGAATGGCACGtctctggtttaaaaaaatgaaataaaaaaaataaatagataaaatctatgaatattttacacattgCAAACTGATGCAAGTTAAAAATGCACTGACCATTGGTGGCAATTTCAGAGAACGGTTGGAGCCTGTTGCGCATTTGGTTGCTCGCCTGTTCTTTAAAGACCACCGGGACTGGATGAGGACCCAGGGATTCCCACAGCTTCGCCGGAGTCTGCTCCCTGACGTTGTTCCAAACTATGATGATCATCTGAAGATGAGGCACTGCCTGGTAATGGTTCAGgagtttgagtaaaatgtcgGTGCGGTTGTAGGTTTGGATGATGATGGTAAACTTCTCTTCTGGGGCATCTGCAGGTTGACCCTGAGCAGGGTTTCCCTTTGGCGGCGCTGCTCTGCGCAGTACTCCCAGGACCGCAGCAACCCCTCCATGCTCCTCGGAAGGGGGCAACAGAGCTGTCAAGGCTGCTCCGATCAAGAGGATCAGCAGGAGTGGAAAAATGATACACTTTCGCCGAATTCCAAAGCAGCAACGCTGAAGCCTGCAAAGAAGAGGAAACATagactgagttttttttttttttttagaaaaaacgcAATGCAGTAACTGAATGCTAAGTTAAATTTTAATTGGTGATCATGTGCGGTACACAGCTTCAAACATAATTTCCTGACCCCTTTTCATCTCACAAAAGGAATTGAAACTTGGCAAAATACAATTTTCGCCCAGAGGAAACTACGTATcattatggggaaaaaaaaaaaattgtcttcaAGCAAAGAAAATTCTGATGTTTGCAATAAGGTACATATTATACTCTGTAGATTTACGGTCTACTGTTACACTGAATTTTGCTCGTCTTATTTACTAATAAAATGGACACATTTAGTTTATGTAGAATATAGAGCAGACgaacaacacaaagaagtaTTGATTCAAGATCACCTTCTATGCTAAAGACAAAGCAGGGGTTTatgcaggagcagcagctctcttGTTTCACTTGCACATTGCAAGTGACATTGCAGGCAACAAACCCAAAAAAcgtttaaaaatatacttagAATACGTTTATTTgtagcatttaaaaatataaacacacttGTTATTCCTAATCTTAATGAGCTATATTATAGAATATGGataaaattgttttcctttgttgTCCTGCCATTCGGAACAAGAGTCTCATGCagtgatttgaaaaatatttctcgCTATTTGTTTTCGTCACTGCTCATATTTCTCTGCTGATGCTGTGAACTTTGTCCGGTGCGTTGCAAATGTTTCTCTCTgttgagtttagtttttttttcacatctcaCCAGAGAAGCTTTTCTACTCTTTTATTTATAACTCACCTCATTTTGCTTGCGTTGAAATCATCTCGTCCGGGTTACTGTGTCGCCATCTTGGTTGCGTAGCTATGACGTAAGTAGCTgacatgaaaaagaagaagaaatctgcTCCAGAGCCAGACGTGAAAAGGTGGGTTGAGCCACACATTAGAGCTCAAAGGTGATTGGAGGAAATATGtgggaggttttttttatttaagtatttttgtcttggttTGTTGGATAATCCCGAAAAGAGACTCAGCAACCTGACCCAACTCTCAGCTGCACAGCTCAGTGTATTCAGACGCGCAAGTGTATTTTTGACATAAGAAACGTAAATATtaacttagatttttttcagatcCAGGATTGTTTAACGAAAATAACAGAGAGGCATGCAGTTCTTTCCAGCCCTGAGGTGTCCCACAGTCCAACTCTTCAATGGTCTGGAAATCCCAGTACTTGGATTAGGTCTGTATTACGTTTAAAATGTGACAGTTAAAGTTGGaagagtcaaaagaaaaatgtctttgggTTTTTTGCGTTATATGTTCATGTTGTCTAATTTGCTTTGAAAGGCACAGACAGCTGCAGGTTCTCTATCCTGTCACTTTCTCTTTATTATGTATGTGCATGTTATACTGCAGTTGTCCACTGGAGGCACAGAGAGCGAGTTCTTTTCTGTAGGCAGCACtgttctgaagaagaagaaatggaacCTGTGAATAAAGCCAATAAATACATTGGTCCAAAACAATTCCTCGGATCGATACTCATCCAGAATTGTGAtttttgctctgtgtttttAACAACGTTTTTGCTGAAACACATCGGGGTGTTGGGACAAGTTCACTGTGCTAATGTCTGAATTGTATTTTGAGGGAACCTTGTATTAGGTTTTTGTCAAGATTATAGAATTCATAGCCCATCTACAAGTAATTAGTTCACAACTTAATTAATttggtgattatttttaagtgcCACAATTAAAGGAACTGAATGCATATTATAACATGTACAGTATTGTGTATACTAACTAGCTTTTTGTTGGGGTCTTTTTGGTATTggtcagattatttttttcttttggctttctTAAGCTTTTCTCTAGAATTTGCCTCATTCATTCAGCTTGACAGTCATAGAACAATACTTTTGCACCTAGACTGTAATTCCCTAAAATTAATTGTCCTTAAACTAGTACTATAGTATGCCTTAGCCATTCCTTgcaagatttgtggaaaaatatatCACATTTTGGCTCTCAAGAAATGGTCAAAGTGCTTCACCCTTAACAAAGTTGTATTGTAAAGTTGCCAGGACATGAAGCTTTCAAATATGATGTGCTTTTCCACCTGACTTGTGGCAGACCAATGGGAGAAGTCCTTGGCCCCCTTGTTTTTGATGCTGTTGTGTATCATCAtcaagaaaacttttttaaagatttacatTAAAAGCCTGTAAGTCAAAGACAGTAAATTCTCAAcagtatttctttattttaaaaacatctgagaGATCAAATCTTCATTGAATGCCACAATGTTCTGCATCTGTTCTTCTGGTGCATGTTTGGTCTCCTCATCagagatgtttttgttctttgactGTCAGGTACATCTCATCGAGGCGGATACTCACATGATGCCATCCTGTACGCGCTCACTGAATGTGGTATTCGCCACCTTGACACAGCAAAGCGGTATGGCTGTGAGAAGAAGCTGGGCAAAGCTATCAAAGAGAGTGGGCTCCAACGAAGTGAACTATGGCTCACTAATAAACTCTGGCCTGGGGACTATGGATACAAAGCTGCAAAAGAAGCCTGTCTGGACTCCTGCACAGCAATGGGGGTTGAATATTTTGGTATGAGCTGGGTACAATTGATATAGCTTTGTAAAACCAATGTAATAGTCAATGTGTTGTCACAAAGCCTCTCTAAATACCAGCCTTCAGTAATAAAAGTTTGCTTTCTTTACTGTCTTCATCTTTTACCTTTGAATAGATTCGGAtatcttcttgtttgttttttgtttgcttgtgtaATAGTTaggttttctcttgtttttttagatCTGTACCTGATGCATTGGCCGGAGCCATTTAAACCTGGTGGTTCTAACAGAGAGATCAGAGCTGACACATGGAAAGCTCTGGAGGACCTTTACAAAGAAGGTAGAAGGACTTGatgtaaatattaaactgaTTTCAC includes:
- the extl2 gene encoding exostosin-like 2, with product MRLQRCCFGIRRKCIIFPLLLILLIGAALTALLPPSEEHGGVAAVLGVLRRAAPPKGNPAQGQPADAPEEKFTIIIQTYNRTDILLKLLNHYQAVPHLQMIIIVWNNVREQTPAKLWESLGPHPVPVVFKEQASNQMRNRLQPFSEIATNVVLMLDDDTLVSVPDITFAFSVWKQFPDQIVGFVPRKHVSTAGVYSYGSFELQNPEAAGGDMYSMVLIGAAFFHQRYLQLFQDQPKEVHALVDKTQNCDDIAVNFAVALYLRKHSNSGTVHRPSGIFVKPVDLRNLEKDASSGYQGMWHRPEHLLQRSYCLNRLAQIYGFMPLCYSNLMVSQFGFPSYANHKSRG